The following proteins are co-located in the Myroides profundi genome:
- a CDS encoding DUF2797 domain-containing protein: protein MQYEGVLNKMQTEFNTPIEYYLVFKSNFININQILDRNIKIEFTGYECLNCGQHKKIFRQGFCYECFYSSAQVGDWIMRPELSTAHLGIEDRDLEYETKVQIQPHIVYLAVASDVKVGVTRKTQVLTRWIDQGASKAIEIVEVPNRYLAGITEVALKDMFTDKTNWRKMLQNEVLETNLEEIRNSLKEKLPEEVRPYFDQTDSSIFNLDYPVIQFPTKIKSLNLDKTPSYEGKLKGVKGQYLLFEDGTVFNIRTYEGYMVNIEVI from the coding sequence ATGCAATACGAAGGAGTTTTAAACAAAATGCAGACGGAATTTAACACCCCTATTGAATACTATTTAGTATTTAAAAGCAACTTCATCAATATAAATCAGATTCTTGACAGAAACATAAAGATTGAGTTTACAGGATATGAATGTTTAAACTGTGGACAGCACAAAAAAATATTTAGACAAGGCTTTTGTTATGAGTGTTTTTACTCTAGTGCACAAGTAGGTGATTGGATCATGAGACCTGAATTAAGTACAGCTCACCTAGGGATAGAAGATAGAGACCTAGAGTATGAAACAAAGGTACAGATACAGCCTCATATCGTATATCTAGCTGTAGCTAGTGATGTAAAAGTAGGGGTAACTAGAAAAACACAAGTACTTACTAGATGGATAGATCAGGGGGCTTCTAAAGCAATAGAAATAGTAGAAGTACCTAATAGATACTTAGCAGGAATCACTGAGGTAGCTCTAAAAGATATGTTTACAGACAAAACGAATTGGAGAAAGATGCTACAAAATGAAGTACTAGAAACAAACTTAGAAGAAATAAGAAATTCTCTAAAAGAGAAACTACCAGAAGAAGTAAGACCTTACTTTGATCAAACTGATTCTTCTATCTTTAATCTAGATTACCCTGTCATACAATTCCCAACAAAGATAAAAAGTCTTAACCTTGACAAGACTCCTTCTTATGAAGGTAAGTTAAAAGGTGTCAAAGGACAATATCTACTATTCGAAGATGGTACTGTATTTAATATCCGTACTTATGAAGGATATATGGTTAATATTGAAGTTATCTAA
- the sppA gene encoding signal peptide peptidase SppA, with protein MRFLRNVLATIVGLFIFFGILFFGLMIIGVAMGSSSDTVTVKDSSVINLDLSGVKYDYAGKYNMKEFGFREAGKDGVSDVLAAIEYAKTDDRIKGISILNNNSMLGVVQKREIRNKLEEFKATGKFVLAYANVYSQGEYYLNSIADTIYINPVGGLDFKGLSTEILYLKGLQDKTGVQMEVMRHGKYKSAVEPFLQENMSEANREQTTVFLKSIWETLVNDISKSRKISVDSLNGIANNLGARTPKLALKTGLVDKVAYEDEYHAAIKHELGVEGDKDYNSVDILDYVKDVIVKNSAKTAKDRIAVIYAQGEIRDGEGSVSYIGEGSINRALKAARKDDKIKAIVLRVNSPGGSALTSELIWREIELTKKVKPVIVSMGDVAASGGYYISSNADRIFADPGTITGSIGVFGMVPNFKALATKYGVNAEQVKTHDNAANYSPFRDVDPGFRMMVTEGIEDVYTTFVQRVADGRKMTVEQVNELAQGRVWTGKDALENKLVDELGGLDTAIAYAAKKVEIDDYKVVNYPEYKMKFEDMLRGYLGASVFKSEEELIKEKIGEANYEMIERLNYFNNMRGVQAILPFEVKIE; from the coding sequence ATGAGGTTTTTAAGAAATGTTTTAGCTACGATAGTAGGTCTGTTTATATTCTTCGGAATATTGTTTTTTGGACTGATGATCATTGGTGTAGCTATGGGAAGTAGTTCTGATACTGTTACAGTAAAAGACAGTTCAGTTATTAATTTAGATTTATCTGGTGTGAAATATGATTATGCAGGTAAATATAATATGAAGGAATTCGGCTTTAGAGAAGCTGGAAAAGATGGTGTGTCTGACGTACTAGCGGCTATAGAGTATGCGAAGACAGATGATCGTATTAAAGGAATCTCTATTCTGAATAATAACTCTATGCTAGGAGTAGTACAGAAACGTGAGATTAGAAATAAACTAGAAGAGTTTAAAGCAACAGGTAAGTTCGTATTGGCTTATGCTAATGTGTATTCACAAGGAGAATATTATTTAAACTCTATTGCAGATACTATTTATATTAATCCAGTAGGTGGGTTAGACTTTAAGGGATTGTCTACAGAGATTCTTTACTTAAAAGGATTACAGGACAAAACAGGAGTACAAATGGAAGTAATGAGACACGGTAAATATAAAAGTGCTGTAGAACCATTCTTACAAGAAAACATGAGTGAGGCGAATAGAGAGCAGACAACAGTGTTCTTAAAGTCTATTTGGGAAACATTAGTTAACGATATCTCTAAGAGCAGAAAGATATCTGTAGATAGCTTAAACGGTATAGCGAATAATCTAGGAGCTAGAACACCTAAACTTGCTTTAAAAACAGGATTAGTGGATAAAGTAGCTTATGAGGATGAGTATCATGCAGCGATTAAACATGAATTAGGTGTAGAAGGAGATAAAGATTATAATAGCGTAGATATCTTAGATTACGTTAAAGATGTGATTGTAAAAAATAGTGCAAAAACAGCTAAAGATCGTATTGCGGTAATCTATGCACAGGGGGAGATTAGAGATGGTGAAGGTAGCGTAAGCTATATCGGTGAAGGATCTATCAACCGTGCTCTAAAAGCAGCAAGAAAGGATGATAAGATAAAAGCTATCGTACTAAGAGTAAATAGCCCTGGTGGTAGTGCTCTGACTTCTGAATTAATCTGGAGAGAGATAGAGTTGACTAAAAAAGTGAAGCCAGTGATTGTTTCTATGGGAGATGTAGCTGCATCAGGAGGGTATTATATCTCTAGTAATGCAGATAGAATCTTCGCAGATCCAGGAACGATTACAGGTTCTATAGGGGTATTCGGTATGGTTCCGAACTTTAAAGCATTAGCTACAAAGTATGGAGTAAATGCAGAACAAGTGAAGACACATGATAATGCGGCTAACTATAGTCCATTTAGAGATGTTGATCCAGGCTTTAGAATGATGGTGACAGAAGGTATAGAGGATGTTTACACTACATTCGTTCAGAGAGTAGCTGATGGAAGAAAGATGACAGTAGAACAAGTAAATGAATTAGCGCAAGGTAGAGTGTGGACTGGAAAAGATGCATTAGAAAATAAATTAGTAGATGAACTAGGAGGATTAGATACAGCTATTGCTTATGCTGCTAAAAAGGTAGAGATAGACGATTATAAAGTAGTAAACTACCCAGAGTATAAAATGAAGTTCGAAGATATGCTTAGAGGGTATCTAGGTGCTTCTGTATTTAAATCAGAAGAAGAGCTAATTAAAGAAAAGATAGGTGAAGCTAACTATGAAATGATAGAGAGACTTAACTATTTCAACAATATGAGAGGTGTACAAGCAATATTGCCTTTTGAAGTAAAAATAGAGTAG
- a CDS encoding S46 family peptidase, which translates to MNKKIKNLFKALVVLVALPIYAQQGGMWIPSLLKGMNETEMKSLGMKMSIEDIYDVNQSSMKDAVPHFNGGCTSEVISSQGLLLTNHHCGYGQIQAHSSVENDYLANGFWAKSMAQELPNENLEVTFIVRIEDVTKEVMAGVVAKDSEIEKQAKIQKNITTTVAKFPKEKWQDNKIKSFYEGNQYILFVTETFKDVRLVGAPPSSIGKFGSDTDNWVWPRHTGDFSLFRIYADKDNKPAAYSKDNVPYRPKHFFPISLSGVEEGDFTMVFGYPGRTQEYLPSYAVEQIVNDLNPVRIGIRDKALKITDEFMRADQAIKIQYASKYASTANYWKKWIGESQGLKKTNAVQAKQDFEKDFIVRAKKNKNTKAYADIPAKFEKLYGDIKPYAISKDYFAEVVQRNAELLAAAWRVYALETYASNEQAFNSRRENLIKGQDKFYKNYSKAVDEKVFEAIVEMYAKDAPKQFLPKELNGANISAITKDIYANSKLTTYAGLQELLKGNADQVVKNINNDKGYAFAKALIENYIQNVLPKYEELEREIAALQRTFMKAQLDLYPDARIFPDANSTLRVTYGKVDGYFPKDATYYEPVTHLEGIMEKYVPGDYEFDVPAKLVDLYNKKDYGQYADNGKLPVNFIATNHTTGGNSGSPAIDAEGNLIGLNFDRVWEGTMSDIYYDPSICRNIMVDARYILFIIDKFADAKHLIEEMKLVEPKKNK; encoded by the coding sequence ATGAATAAAAAGATTAAAAATCTATTTAAGGCACTTGTAGTATTGGTAGCTTTACCTATCTATGCACAACAAGGTGGGATGTGGATTCCTTCTCTGCTAAAGGGAATGAATGAAACAGAAATGAAAAGCCTTGGAATGAAGATGTCTATCGAAGATATCTACGATGTGAACCAATCTAGTATGAAAGATGCTGTCCCTCACTTCAATGGTGGGTGTACTTCTGAAGTTATCTCTTCACAAGGTCTTTTACTAACTAATCACCACTGTGGATATGGACAGATCCAAGCACACTCTTCTGTAGAGAATGATTACTTAGCTAACGGGTTCTGGGCTAAATCTATGGCTCAAGAGCTACCTAACGAAAACTTAGAAGTTACTTTCATCGTTCGCATAGAGGATGTGACTAAAGAAGTAATGGCTGGTGTAGTAGCTAAAGATTCTGAAATAGAAAAACAAGCTAAGATCCAAAAGAACATTACTACAACTGTAGCTAAATTCCCTAAAGAAAAATGGCAAGACAATAAGATTAAATCTTTTTATGAAGGAAATCAATATATCTTATTCGTAACAGAGACTTTTAAAGATGTACGTCTAGTAGGTGCCCCACCATCATCTATTGGTAAGTTTGGTTCTGATACAGATAACTGGGTATGGCCTCGTCACACAGGTGACTTCTCTCTATTCAGAATATACGCTGACAAAGACAATAAACCAGCTGCATACTCAAAAGATAATGTACCTTACCGTCCTAAGCACTTCTTCCCTATCTCACTTAGTGGTGTAGAAGAAGGTGACTTCACTATGGTATTTGGTTACCCAGGTAGAACACAAGAGTACTTACCATCTTATGCAGTAGAACAAATCGTAAATGATCTAAACCCTGTAAGAATCGGTATCCGTGATAAAGCACTTAAGATCACTGATGAGTTTATGCGTGCAGACCAAGCAATCAAGATTCAATATGCATCTAAATATGCTAGCACAGCTAACTATTGGAAAAAATGGATCGGAGAAAGCCAAGGTTTAAAAAAGACTAACGCTGTACAAGCTAAACAAGATTTCGAAAAAGACTTCATCGTAAGAGCTAAGAAAAATAAAAACACTAAAGCTTATGCTGATATCCCTGCTAAGTTCGAAAAACTTTATGGAGATATTAAACCTTATGCTATTAGCAAAGATTACTTCGCTGAAGTAGTACAACGCAATGCTGAACTTCTAGCTGCGGCTTGGAGAGTATATGCTTTAGAGACTTATGCGTCTAACGAACAAGCATTCAACAGCAGACGTGAGAACTTAATCAAAGGGCAAGACAAGTTCTACAAAAACTATAGCAAGGCAGTTGACGAAAAAGTATTCGAGGCTATCGTAGAAATGTATGCAAAAGATGCACCTAAACAATTCTTACCTAAAGAATTAAACGGAGCTAACATCTCAGCTATCACTAAAGATATCTATGCGAATAGTAAATTAACTACTTACGCAGGGTTACAAGAATTATTAAAAGGTAATGCTGATCAAGTAGTAAAGAATATCAACAACGATAAAGGATACGCATTTGCTAAAGCACTAATCGAAAACTATATTCAAAATGTATTACCTAAATACGAAGAATTAGAAAGAGAAATAGCAGCTTTACAACGTACGTTTATGAAAGCTCAGTTAGACTTATATCCTGATGCTAGAATATTCCCTGATGCTAATAGTACACTACGTGTTACTTATGGTAAAGTAGATGGGTACTTCCCTAAAGACGCTACGTACTACGAACCTGTAACTCATTTAGAAGGTATTATGGAGAAATATGTACCTGGTGACTATGAATTCGACGTACCTGCAAAATTAGTAGATCTATATAATAAGAAAGACTACGGACAGTATGCAGATAATGGTAAATTACCTGTGAACTTCATCGCTACTAACCATACAACTGGAGGAAACTCTGGAAGTCCAGCTATCGATGCAGAGGGTAATCTAATAGGGTTAAACTTTGACCGTGTTTGGGAAGGAACGATGAGTGATATTTACTATGATCCATCTATTTGTCGTAACATTATGGTAGATGCTAGATACATTTTATTCATTATAGATAAGTTTGCAGATGCAAAACATCTAATTGAGGAGATGAAATTAGTAGAACCTAAGAAAAACAAGTAA
- a CDS encoding GH3 auxin-responsive promoter family protein, translated as MAFTIINSIASWILKKRIHQIDLFRKYPNEVQNDLFLNLMKTNEKTILGKQFGYDSIKSYGDFAERVPLFKYEEFEPYIERARQGENNIFWPEPIRWFAKSSGTTNAKSKFIPVSNEALENCHYKAAKDLLCLYLNNNEDSQLFTGKSLRLGGSKQLYEDKNTFFGDLSAILIDNMPFWAELSSTPSNKTSLMSEWESKMNAIIKEVRNENVTSFAGVPSWMLVLLNRIIQETGRGDLLELWPNAEVYFHGGVSFEPYKDQYKKLLPSDRFRYYEIYNASEGFFAIQDQNDCNELLLMLDYGIFYEFIPMDTFGTSNQKIIPLSEVEIGKNYALVITTNAGLVRYLIGDTVRFTSLLPYRIKITGRTKHFINVFGEELMIENTDRALAKTCIEFNAEVAEYTVAPIFMEGKEKGAHEWVVEFSKAPDNLQLFSEVLDKNLQALNSDYEAKRTNNMTLNPLVLHSARKNLFYDWLKNNNKLGGQHKVPRLSNERTLLEELLSMQRILV; from the coding sequence ATGGCATTCACAATTATTAATTCTATCGCTTCTTGGATATTGAAGAAGAGAATTCACCAGATAGATCTATTTAGGAAATACCCAAATGAAGTACAAAATGACTTGTTTTTGAATTTAATGAAGACAAATGAGAAGACAATCTTAGGAAAGCAGTTTGGCTACGATAGTATAAAGAGCTATGGGGATTTTGCAGAGAGAGTGCCTTTATTTAAGTACGAGGAGTTCGAACCTTATATAGAACGCGCTCGCCAAGGAGAGAATAATATCTTTTGGCCAGAGCCTATCCGTTGGTTTGCTAAGTCAAGTGGAACTACTAATGCAAAAAGTAAGTTTATACCTGTGAGTAATGAAGCATTAGAGAACTGTCATTATAAAGCAGCAAAAGACTTACTGTGTTTATATTTAAATAACAATGAAGATTCACAGTTATTTACTGGTAAGAGCTTAAGGTTAGGAGGAAGTAAACAACTTTATGAAGACAAGAATACTTTCTTTGGAGATCTATCGGCTATCTTAATTGATAATATGCCTTTTTGGGCAGAGCTAAGCAGTACTCCTAGTAATAAGACATCACTGATGTCTGAGTGGGAGAGTAAGATGAATGCAATTATTAAGGAAGTAAGGAATGAGAATGTAACTAGTTTTGCAGGAGTACCTTCGTGGATGTTGGTGTTATTAAACCGCATTATACAAGAGACAGGTAGGGGAGATTTATTAGAACTATGGCCTAATGCTGAGGTTTATTTCCATGGAGGAGTTAGTTTTGAGCCTTATAAGGATCAATATAAAAAGCTACTACCTAGTGATCGATTTAGATATTATGAGATCTATAATGCTTCTGAAGGTTTCTTTGCTATCCAAGATCAGAATGACTGTAATGAACTATTATTAATGTTAGATTACGGAATATTCTATGAGTTTATTCCGATGGATACTTTCGGAACTTCTAATCAAAAGATAATTCCATTATCAGAAGTAGAGATAGGTAAGAATTATGCACTAGTGATCACTACTAATGCAGGATTAGTAAGATACTTAATCGGAGATACTGTGCGCTTTACTAGCCTATTACCTTACCGTATTAAAATAACAGGGCGTACTAAACATTTTATCAATGTATTCGGTGAAGAGCTGATGATAGAGAATACAGACAGAGCACTAGCAAAGACCTGTATTGAATTTAATGCTGAGGTAGCTGAGTACACGGTAGCACCTATATTTATGGAAGGAAAAGAGAAAGGTGCTCACGAATGGGTAGTAGAGTTCAGTAAAGCTCCAGATAATCTACAATTGTTTAGTGAAGTACTAGATAAGAATCTACAAGCTCTCAACTCAGATTATGAGGCGAAGCGTACGAATAATATGACTCTAAATCCATTAGTATTACATAGCGCTCGTAAAAATCTATTCTATGATTGGCTAAAGAATAACAATAAACTTGGAGGACAGCATAAGGTACCACGATTATCTAATGAACGTACACTATTAGAAGAACTGCTATCAATGCAACGTATATTAGTATAA
- a CDS encoding AsmA-like C-terminal region-containing protein, protein MNKKVLKWTGGIVLGLFILLMLTPILFKGKIQDLVLKTINDNLNAKVTFEKVDLSFIRNFPKATVVIKDLAVVNKAPFDGDTLVSAKMIGLKMSIMELFNGADKPMSIEDILVENAKVNVIVNEQGVANYDIALKKEDEEDEDSSDKDPFSLALNHYKIDNLNLTYKDLGSKMMFTINEFYHQGTGNLSDDVLDLDTESKAKVSFVMEDTKFLNEVNLSLKALIGMDMTKQLYSFKENKALINQLPLAFDGSVQLLEDGQQFDLSFATPDSDFKNFLGLIPEAYAGNLKGVTTSGDFKVEGKVKGKMTETTIPTLAIHMNAKNASFKYPDLPKAVQNILLDVNVMNETGIMKDLYVDINQLSFKIDQDIFNAKAKIKNISENALVDANFDGIINLANVSKAYPVKLDTPLTGILKAKVATNFDMNSVEKEQYQNIKNSGSVSLTGFNFSTDAMAKPMQIQEAALTFNTSNVTLNKLAIKTGTSDLNADGRLDNLYGFLFKKQTLKGNFNLNSNNFVLADLLKEDTAKVEEKNEKSTTTKASDPLKIPGFLDCTINANAKTVAYDDLTLKNVKGTLVIKDEAARLQNMSTDLFGGKIAFGGNVSTKEAVPTFDMNLGLQSLDIKQTFNDLGFLKAVAPIANVMSGKVNAAVVMKGKLNAADLSPDLNTMSGDIKGDLANATITAQNSKLLSSLDGALNFIDLKNLDLSNKKMHIVFNNGRVQFKPFDIKTKDLAVTVSGEHGFDQSLNYALDFKVPAKLLGNDVANALTALGPKSSNKFDAIPVKVGVTGDFTNPKVSANMADVVKNITNEILEEQKNQLVGKGKDALLDILGGKKENNTSGEENTTKKNETEETVNKISEGLKGLFGKKKKTEETE, encoded by the coding sequence ATGAATAAAAAGGTTTTAAAATGGACAGGAGGTATAGTGTTGGGATTGTTTATCTTACTAATGCTAACACCTATTTTGTTTAAGGGAAAAATACAAGATTTAGTACTTAAAACTATTAATGACAACTTAAATGCAAAGGTGACATTCGAGAAAGTAGACCTGAGCTTTATACGTAACTTTCCTAAGGCAACAGTAGTGATTAAGGACTTGGCTGTTGTGAATAAGGCGCCATTCGATGGAGATACGTTAGTGTCTGCCAAAATGATAGGGCTAAAGATGTCTATTATGGAGTTATTCAATGGGGCGGATAAGCCGATGAGTATAGAAGATATCTTAGTAGAAAATGCTAAGGTTAACGTGATAGTGAATGAACAAGGGGTAGCTAACTATGATATAGCATTAAAAAAAGAGGATGAAGAGGATGAAGACTCTTCTGATAAGGATCCATTCTCTTTAGCTTTAAATCATTATAAGATAGACAATCTAAACTTAACGTATAAAGATTTAGGTAGTAAGATGATGTTTACTATTAATGAGTTCTATCACCAAGGGACAGGTAATCTATCAGATGATGTACTGGATTTAGATACAGAATCTAAAGCAAAAGTTTCGTTTGTAATGGAGGATACTAAGTTTCTGAATGAGGTTAACTTATCACTGAAAGCTTTAATCGGAATGGATATGACGAAGCAATTGTATTCATTTAAAGAGAATAAAGCATTGATTAATCAGTTGCCTTTAGCATTTGATGGTTCAGTTCAGTTATTAGAAGATGGACAGCAGTTTGATTTGAGTTTTGCTACTCCTGACTCAGACTTTAAAAACTTCTTAGGATTAATACCAGAAGCTTATGCGGGTAATCTAAAAGGGGTGACTACATCAGGTGATTTTAAAGTAGAAGGAAAGGTAAAAGGTAAAATGACAGAGACAACTATTCCTACACTAGCTATTCACATGAATGCAAAGAATGCGTCCTTTAAGTATCCAGATCTACCTAAAGCAGTTCAGAATATTCTATTAGATGTTAATGTGATGAATGAGACAGGGATAATGAAAGATTTATATGTAGATATTAACCAATTGTCATTTAAGATAGATCAAGATATATTCAACGCGAAAGCGAAGATTAAGAACATTAGTGAGAATGCGTTAGTAGATGCAAATTTTGATGGGATTATTAATTTAGCAAATGTATCTAAAGCATATCCTGTGAAACTAGATACACCACTGACAGGGATATTAAAAGCGAAAGTAGCCACTAATTTTGACATGAACTCTGTAGAGAAAGAACAATATCAAAATATAAAAAACAGTGGTAGTGTATCTTTGACAGGCTTTAATTTTAGTACAGATGCGATGGCTAAGCCAATGCAGATACAAGAGGCAGCTCTTACTTTTAATACAAGTAATGTTACGCTAAATAAACTTGCTATAAAAACAGGTACTTCAGATCTAAATGCAGACGGAAGATTAGATAATCTATATGGTTTCTTATTTAAGAAGCAGACCTTAAAAGGGAACTTTAATTTAAACTCTAATAATTTTGTATTAGCTGATTTATTAAAAGAAGACACTGCGAAAGTAGAAGAGAAGAATGAGAAATCAACTACAACAAAAGCATCTGATCCATTAAAGATTCCAGGGTTCTTAGATTGTACAATTAATGCAAATGCAAAGACAGTAGCATACGATGATCTAACACTTAAGAATGTAAAAGGAACATTAGTGATTAAAGATGAAGCTGCACGTCTTCAGAATATGTCAACAGATCTTTTTGGTGGAAAAATAGCATTCGGAGGGAATGTATCTACAAAAGAAGCTGTACCAACTTTTGATATGAACTTAGGACTACAAAGTTTAGATATCAAACAGACTTTTAATGATCTAGGGTTTTTAAAAGCTGTAGCACCTATTGCTAATGTGATGTCAGGAAAAGTAAATGCAGCTGTAGTGATGAAAGGAAAGTTAAATGCAGCAGATTTATCACCAGATTTAAATACAATGTCAGGTGATATAAAAGGTGATTTAGCGAATGCGACTATTACTGCTCAGAATTCTAAACTACTATCATCATTAGACGGAGCGTTGAACTTCATTGATTTGAAGAATCTAGATTTGAGTAATAAAAAGATGCACATTGTTTTTAATAATGGACGTGTACAGTTTAAACCTTTTGATATAAAAACAAAAGACTTAGCGGTGACTGTATCAGGAGAACATGGCTTTGATCAAAGTCTTAATTATGCTTTGGACTTTAAAGTACCAGCTAAATTACTAGGTAATGATGTCGCTAATGCATTGACTGCTTTAGGACCTAAATCTAGTAATAAGTTTGATGCAATACCTGTGAAAGTAGGGGTAACAGGTGACTTTACCAACCCAAAGGTGTCTGCTAATATGGCTGATGTAGTAAAGAATATTACAAATGAAATCTTAGAAGAACAAAAGAATCAATTAGTAGGAAAAGGTAAAGATGCACTACTAGATATCTTAGGAGGGAAGAAGGAAAATAATACTTCAGGTGAAGAGAATACAACAAAGAAAAATGAAACTGAAGAAACAGTCAACAAAATTAGTGAAGGCTTAAAAGGGCTGTTCGGTAAAAAGAAAAAGACTGAAGAAACAGAATAG